The stretch of DNA GGACTCAAGCTAGCCAGCGCGCGTCACGTCATCTTTCCCGGGGCGGCATTTCCACGAAAATGAATGGGTTTTCTTATATACTCCACTATGCAAAACAAGATCATGTTTACAAATCCCTCGCAGCAGCAAGCTGTTCATCGTTTCATTCTGTGATTCATCACAATATGAATTACTTAGAAGCCGGAATTGCCAAATCTAAAAGTTGCTTTTTACGAATGATCAAGGTCGGAACTTTTTCCTTAATCTAAAAAAACCTAGAGGACAAATGGCCAAAGCAATTGATACATATCATCTTTTCTAATTTGCATCCTGTTCACACCGGAATGTACCGTTATATGAACACCTCGTGCGTCATATCAACACGTTTTGCATCTGCGAGGAAACTAGTAAGTTCCAGTTTGTATTGGAAAATTCTGAAAATGAACCAACAAACACTTGACCATTAGCTTTTGGGATCTCCAAATGTCAAATGGCCTCAAAAGCCAAAAGCTAGAAATAGCTTGTCACGAGCTTTTCAGCTTCTGGTTTTTGAGGGCATCTGGCCTTTGAACATCTCAGAAGCTCAAACAAATAGGATCATAGTCCACAATGTACGTCCGTCGATGCAAATATAACTTATGTTACCGTACGGTAGGCGCACCTGGACATCTTGAATCAGCATTGAGATGAATGAAGAACAAGAAGTTGAGGGTTTGGAAGAGATTAGGGCAAAGGGACAAAAGTCAAAGCCATAAAATAGTACTACCTCCATTCTAAAATATAGCAACTTTTAGATTTAGTCAAAATTAAATATTTACATCTTTAACAATAATATCCCCAAACAAAATTAATTTTAAATAGTAAAAGGTTATATGCTATGATAGTTGATTTCATTTTGAATCAACTAATATCATTTTTATATAATATAATcaatttttatgattttttacTATTCATAGTCAAAGTCtaaaaggtttgatttgagaAAAATCTAAACATAGCTATATTCTAGGAGGGAGGGAGTATTGGATTGCTTTTGTGCTGATTGGGTATGTTTCAATCGGCTGTAGCCTTTTATATTTACTTCAACTGCCCATAAAAAAATGGCCAACATAGTACAGTGCAGATACAAATGTTGGAATAGGGAAAACAAAATTTTCAGCTAAATAGTACAAACAGCCAAACACTAAATAAAGCCATGTGAGTCTCAACCAAGTAGTACAATTATTTGATCAATAAATTAAATCACCATTGCTTTGTGATCTCTACTTGAACTGGACATATATTTAACTTACACGGACTGCTGAAGGGCATACTTTGCATATAGTTGTTCGTAGTCCACATAGAAAAACATTGAGTATATAGCTCATGTCttcatattttttttataaCACATACTACAAAAAGTGGATTTAGTCCCGGTGGAAAAGAACTTTAGTCCCGGTTTCCCAACCGGGACTAGGAATACATGATTAAAAGTCTCTACAACCAGGACTAAAGAGTGTGGAAGGTCAAAAAAATAATTGGCAAGCACCACCAATTATGCAGTTCGCAGGAGTTGAACTAAAGATGTCATGACTCACGTGTAGCTTCTTTACCATCCCATATATACAACACATGTAACTCTTTGTGGGATGCTTTCTTAAACTAATTAACCTACGGACTACTCTTTAGTGCCGGTTGATAACTCCAACTAAGACTAAAGAACTCTTTAGTCCTAGTTGGTAATACTAACCGGGACTGAATGGTGACCCTTTAGTCCGGATTGGTGTTACCAGCCGAGACTAAAAAATCTATACTTTTAGTCCGAGTTGGTgttaccaaccgggactaaaaaaAGACTTTTAGTCCCGATTGGAGGCTCTAATCGGGACTAATATTTTCCCTCGCCTCCTAGCAGTTAGATTTGGGACTAATGTCTTCATTAGTTTCGGACCCAACAATGATCGGGATAAATGACAAAGATGGATGACCCGTTCTGTAGTAGTGACAGCTCATGTCTTTATGTTGCCCGGGCATTTAGGAATATGAGGCATGGGGAGCGTTTGCTGCGCACGCAGCTATCTAAGAATGGTCTTCATCTCTCTCATGTTTCTGATCAGTTGGATTTAGTTAGGCATGATGGCTCAAGCAGGACTGAACTAATAGCGTTATTTTGGGTCCAGACTTTTACTAGCATTGTATGATTTCCTCGACGAACAAAATCACACGTCGATGTTGACTTCTTTCTTAGATGTAACTGGAGTTCTTCAGATCACATCCTGCAGATTAGTGGTTCAGACACAGCCATCCTGGTTTCTTGACTACTTTCTTATCTATTTACAATGCAAAACGTTGTTTGTGGAAGTAGCTAGAAGATGTTGGAAGGGCTCCTACCAGTCCTGAGAAGGGGCAAGGAGGGGAGTAAGGTAATCATCACAACCAAGAATCCAAGGGTCGCAACCGTTGGAACCGTGGAGCCAATCATACTCAAGGTCTTGCCCTTCCCGGAGTACTGGTTCTTCTTCAAGGCTCATGCCGTCGCAGGCAGAGATGTTGAGGAAAACCCGAGGCttgtagcactcggcaaagcgagTGCGAGGAAACTAAATGGGTCATTCTTTGGTGCAAAGATTGTCGGAGGTGTCCTAAGGGATTATCCAAATCCTAAGGTATGGTGTAAGGTCTCGAGAAGCAACATTGAATGCTTGTCTCTGCTCGGTGAGATTGCAGAGATTTGGCTGGGAACTTGCTTCCGAGTCATGTGAACATGTTCCTGGTGACAATTTCTACTGATACCTTGGCTTCTCATAGTGATTTCAAAAAGTTACAAGATTGGCAGTGAGGCCTGCTTGGCAGCAGACAACATAAACTTAGTATTGCTGTGCAAGTCAGTGTTGCTGTTCTGTAATTATTATCACATTGCTCATTGCACTGTAGGGTCACAGTGGTTTTGTATGGTACCTTGTATGCCAATCATCTCTACCTTGGGTCACGAGAACTTATAGTTACAGTCCACTTTGTATATCGATTGTGCTTCAATCTGTATGTTTGTTCTGATTATTGTTTTaacagagcaaggcacttgGATCAACCTTAAGATGATATATCCATTTTGTCACAGGCAAACACTGCAGTAACTATGGTTCTCAGACAGTGCATTTGGAAAAAAAGTGGAACAGCGCACATGTATGTATCCCCAAATTAAACCACACTGATGCTGACATGCTGATGGGCTGGAGCTGGAAAAGGTGAAGATCTGGGTGCAGTTTGCAGGCTTTCAATCTGTCTATAAAAAATAGAGTGTGCATACAATCGTTGTCATTGTTTTTCCTCTCTGCTCGTCACAAATACCTCTTGTGGAAAATCAGCCAAATACAGTGAAAATATAAAATGATTTCGATAGTGAAACACCAAAAATAACAAGAAATATTAATTGCAAGCACAGCATGTCATAATGGTTCCTCTTACTGCATTTCATTTCATAGTGCACATATTTTTAACAGTTAATGGATCTACTACTGCCAATCAAGAAAGGGCCAACAGACAGTGCAGATACAAATGTTGCATGTTGGAGCAAGAAAACAAAACTTTCAGTTCATAGTACAAGAACTAAATGAAGTCCTGTCAACCAGGTAGTACAATTTTCCGGTCAAGAAATTAAGCCAACATTGCTTTGTGGTCTCTACTTGAAGATATATTGAACAACTGACTAGAGATTCACACATGGTTTGTTGCTGAAAGGCATGCTCGCATATCGTTGTTCCTAGTCAGCATAGAAAAACATAAAGTGGATAGATCATGTCTTCATGTTGCTCAGGCATTTGGGAATCTGAGGCATGGGGAGCGTGCGCAACACAGCTATCTAAGAATGGTATGTTTCTTCATCTATGGATTTAGGCACGATGGTTCATGGTCTGAACTAATAGCGTTATTTTGGATCCAGACTATTGCTAGAATTGTATGATTTGTACGACAAACAAAATCACAGGTCGATGTCGCCTGGAAAGGCAATTAAGATGCAGCTGGAATTCCTCAGATTAAATTCTACATATTAGTGGTTCAGAGGCAGCCATCCTGGTTTGTCAATTTCTTGCTTAACTTATACAATGCAAAACATCATTTGTGAAAGTAGCTCATAGTCGAATTCAGCCTTTTACATGGTTTTCTAATTACCACAAAACATGCTTTGGTGGTTTGTCTATATGCAGAGTAGTGTAGCCAAACTACTGACTCAAAGAAAGCAAGCAGGAAGTCATCTGGAAAGGCAATTAAGATGCAGCTGGAATTCTTCAGGTTGCATCCTGAAGATTGGTGGCTCAGAGCTCAGAGGCAGCCATCCTAGTTTATTAAGTTCTTGCTTAACTTTAGAATGCAAAAGTGATTTGCGAAAATAGTTCATAATCGAATTTAGCCTTTTACATGGTTTGCTAATTTCCCACAAAACATTCTTTGGTTCTTTGTCTATATGCGTAGTACGGTACTAGGGTAGCGAAACTAGTGAAGCAAACAGGATGAGGAGGAAGGGATTGCAGCAGAAATACTGAATGGCACACGTTCAGGATCTGCTTCTAGAAATGAAGAAATACTTAAGCCATACATAaataaattttttttctttttaatataatcggCAGATCTCCTGCCTAGTTCGcttcaaaaaaatataaataaaaaTATTAATATTTAATGTTTAGATTTTAGAATTGGTCCTTAGAAGTGAATGATCAACTTTTGTCACGAGGAAGTGAGGGTGGTTCGCTCCTAGTGGAATTGCACAGCAGAGCCCATATGTCAATTCGTGTTACATCAGAAAAGTAGTTTCAGTTAGAAAATCAGTGTGGCTGAACAGCAAGTCAAAAGTCTGATGCGTGTGCTAGCCGTCGCCTCGACGTGTCATGACCAACAACCATACTCCAGGCAATCTCAAGTTGCAAGTCATTTTCCCCATCAATTATTTCTATTACATTGCTCACTGTAATTACATTGCTGTGCAAGTCAGCATTGCATTCTGTAATTCTTTTTTACATTGCTCATTGTTCTATAGGCTCATCAAGCACTTGTTAAGAGCTCACTGCGGTCTAGTTTAATACCTTGTATATCGATAATCTCTAGTTACTGCCACAACAACATAGAATTATCGCCCACACCATTATCTATGGATCTGTATTACACTCTGCATGCAAGTTCTATATATggttttaagttttaacaggGCAAGGCGCGTGACATCAGTAAGATGACATCCATTTTGTCTTGTGCACAGAGAAAGTGTAAGTATACAGACTAAGAAAATATACAAAGAGGCAAAGTCGACACTGTACTAGTGCACATGGACAAAGAACAGCATGTATCCTCAATAAAACAAGTGCCTTGCACCAGTGGAAAAAAGAAAGTGAAGAAACAACAGGTACTTTTTTTGTTTTTCTGATTCGAGTGGTATAAATTGCCTTAACGTATCATGACCGATAACCATTCATTTCAGGACACCTCTGGTCTTTCAAATCACTTTCCTGCAAATAAAGATCCAGTCACTCTGTTGACTTCAGCATTAACTACAAGACACTAACCACCAAGCCCAAACGCCATATGTACATGTATTTCGTGCTGAAAGACTCCTAGATCTCTTCTCCAGCTATAGAAACCTACAATGGCAGATGCCATCATCTCTGCCATCATAGGCGATGTTGTCAGTAGAGCGATTTGTCTTCTCGTTGGGCGCTTTAGCAACCAAGAGAGCACTGAAGACAAGCTGCAAAGGATAAGCCATCTGCTCATCAGAATCCACAGCGTGGTAGAGGAAGCAAAAGGGCGGCAGATCTTCAACCACGGCACCCTCCACTGGCTCTCGGAGCTCATCGAGAGTGAGTACCAGGGCTTTTACTTGTTCGATTCCATCAGGTGTGGCAAACAGGAGGCCGAGCACTGTGATCATAAGGTAGATCCCCAAGTTTCCACCTTGTCCTTTTTTAACCCTGCAAAGCGTGTGAGGGTTACTGGGTGCACCATTAGGAGCTCATACTCCTGGCGCTATGATTTCAGTGTTGATGAGATTGACAAGGTGCTCAAGAGATTGCAAACCATGTCTTGTGATCTCACGGAGTTCATCATGCTCCTGCAAAACTGCCAGCCGATCCGCCGGCCTCTAGGCACTAACATCTTCCGTGATGGGCAGATGTTCGGTCGACATGTTGAGAAAGAGAGAATAATCAACTTCCTGTTACATGAGGATGACCAGTCAACAGGGGAATTGGGTGTGCTACCAATTGTTGGCAGCAATGGAGTTGGGAAGACAACCCTGGTGCAACATGCCTGCGATGATGCCAGAGTGCGCAACCACTTCCCAGTGATCTTGATTTACAATTTCTCTTGTACTTATGACATTAAAAAGAGCGAAGGAACTCCGAATGATCCACTGGGGTATGTCAAGAGGAATAGTTTTTGTGACAAGAGGTGCCTCATGGTTTTTGAGGACGTTGACATGCATAGGAAGCAGATACTCGAGGAGTTCCTGCAAAGCCTGAGATACAGCAAGAAAGGGGGCAAGGTAATCATCACGACAGACAGACAGCGTATTGCAAACATTGGAACAGTGGAGCCAATCATACTAACGGCACTGCCCTGCCCTGAGTACTGGTTCTTCTTCAAGGCACATGCATTCGCTGGTAGAGACATCGAGGATAACACAAGGCTGATCGCTGCAGGGAAAGAAATAGCAAGGAAGCTGAACGGGTCATTCTTTGGTGCGAAGATGGTTGGATGTGTGCTTAGGGACCACCCGGATCCAAAGTTCTGGTGCAAGATCCTGAAGAGCAACATAAGGGGGATGTATCCGCTCGGCGACGGCATTGGTTATATATCGGACATAGCTGGCAACTTGCTACCAGGTCATGTTGACATGTGCAAGGTGATCATTTCTCAGGACCCCTTTCCTCCTGAGACGACAGAGTTGGCCAGGTTCAAGGATCTGTGCCATGCTGTTCCTCATGGAAGCATGATGGCCTGTTGGGCAGATGACAACCGATTTGCGAAAGTGTTGTTGTACAAGTCAGTGTTTCCATTCTATAATGAGTACTATATTGCTCGTTGCTCTTGCACTTGCACCGTAGACTCTGCAAAATCTTGCTCAAAGCTTGTATCACCTCTAGTTTGAGATATGTGAATTTAATTATTCTCAGTTTTTTAGTGAGTTGCTGTTAATTTCTGTATGGAGTTAACTCTAAAAGAGAACCAAATAATAAGCTTGGATGGTTACCAGAGGTGGATAGTACCAAGTCCCAACCAGGAATCAAAACTAAGGTTTGAAcccgccccccctcccccccaacCCCCCAACCCACGTATCTCATTAATGCGGCCTTTATCCATAAATAGGCGACATGTCTATCGATGAGGAGACACATATGGTGAATTTATCAATTTTAAAATATGTTGGTCTACCATCACAAAACCAAGAACCAGCTACACAAAGCTACAATAAACAACACAAATCACATAGAACACAACATTACAACAAGAAGTCACTTCAGTACTCACTACTTGTTCAATTTGATATTAACATATGTGGGAAGATTTGCACTGCCTAAATGGTCTATCGCATATTTGTATGGGGTTAATTTGAAAAGAAATTGCTTGTGGATGGATGAAAAATCTTCTTAAAAGTGACAAATTATACTTCACACATTTATTGTCTAAGAAGCATGAATCAGCTATGGCTCTTGGTGCTGTCCTGATACTTATGTGGAAGCAAACAGTACCAGTTTGCAGAGTAAAGTGTGCTATTGCCTATCGATATATGCTCAAAGGTAAGCGAATGAACTGACAATCTAAACAGCATCTGGGTACAATGAAATTACTCTATAATTCATTAAGAAGATTACTTCCACATCCATAACATAAAGCAGAATACAATTTAATAGTTCACATAAGACATAAAGACTACAATAGAAAGAAGATTTACCAGTTCTAGTTTTCATCTTCCTCCTATGTTATGATACCGAGTTGCACACTTCAACATGCACCTTCGAGTCAAGGGCTCCCATTGTTACTGACAAGAAAAGTAGGCCACGCCATGATGTACGGATGCTCATGGCCATCATCTTTTTTTATGGAAGATCTTTTCCAGCTTCCTTGTTTCCAGGGAGTAGAATAGGTACCAGTAAGCTGGGGCGGATCTAGGACCCGGGCTGGAGGTGCTGCAACCCGGGTCCAGCCTCCAAAACTCTATTAATATCCATGTAGTATGTAGTGAAAAGTAGTCTATACATCTTTTAACTATGTTCATGCAACTCATACATTAGATAATTTTTTATTGGTGTAGCCCAGGTCCAACTCAATTTGTGGCTCCGCCCCTGCCAGCAAGGTATAGTAGCATCTATAAATGTTTCAAAGGTTGACAAGTAGACAATGCCGTCCAGAATTGCTAATACTTTGAGGTCACCATGATCATCCAGTGAGCCACTGGTAGCCCGAAGAACCTCTTCCTCCAACGGGATCACACTGTCAAGCATCCACATCTCAACACCATCAGCATCTGCTCTCCTGAACCAAATGGACAATGTGAAATCGGCTGCGGAGACGATACATGGCCTGCCATCATTGGCTTCCCCGGCCATGTAGAGGTGGCCCTTCCCCTTCAAGTGCTCCGGCAGATCAATGAAGGAGAATTGCAGCGTCGCCGTGTCCAGCACCACCTTGTAGGCCTGCTTCGTGTGACCAGTACATTTTCCCATTCACCTGCCTGCCATGGAGGAGCCAGCACTTCTTGCCTGACGGCTGTGCCGGCCCGGGCTTGGACCAGGGGAGAACCTGCCACGCCCTGGTGACCGACGAGAAGACGGCGGCGAGCAGCCGCGACTTGTCGTGGCAGACGGTGACCACGCGGAATGATCCGGGGATCCCGTCAGAGGAGAGCAAGAAGGGATCCATGTAGACGCACTTGCCGCGGCGACCGTCGGACAACCCGTCGGGCGGCGTGGGGAAGAGATCCAGGGCCCGCGAGAGGGGGTTGTAGACAGCCATCTGCTCCGTACTCTGATTGAGGAGTAGGAGCAAGCCGCCACGGCACAACCAGGCCCGGCCCTGGGAATTTGGTGGCCCGGTGCAGGAAAAAATGGAGGCCTCATTGACCGCAAATATTACCACAAATATAGCAAATTTATATATCAATTCCAACTATATAGCAAATCGTAAAAGTAATTGAAAAATTACAATATAAAGATCACTTAAAAATATTTCTTCAAACACTCCTAGCTGCAATGTCAGTTATGATAGAATCAATATCAATATCATCTAATAACTGCTTCTCAATGCACAAGGTTGCCAAACCATTCAATCTTTCTTGAGATATTACTGACCTCAAATAGTTCTTCAATAGCTTCAACTTCGAAAAGCTTGTTTCAGCTGATGCGATAGTCACAAGCATAGTAAACAAGATtcgataagcaatgacaatatTAGAATAGTTGTCCACTTCTCTAACAAACTCAAATATCTCCATAGCTGATATTTATCTATCGGGTAAAGTAAGTTGCAAAACCTTCAACTCAGATATTAGATCATTCAAGTCCACATCAGATGAATTACCAAAAGAAAAGGTTTTATCAAATTTACTGCAACAATCTCTTAGCTGAACATCATCCAATGACTTCAGGGTTCTTGAGCTTAGTAAAaat from Panicum hallii strain FIL2 chromosome 3, PHallii_v3.1, whole genome shotgun sequence encodes:
- the LOC112887796 gene encoding disease resistance protein RGA2-like isoform X2, coding for MADAIISAIIGDVVSRAICLLVGRFSNQESTEDKLQRISHLLIRIHSVVEEAKGRQIFNHGTLHWLSELIESEYQGFYLFDSIRCGKQEAEHCDHKMFGRHVEKERIINFLLHEDDQSTGELGVLPIVGSNGVGKTTLVQHACDDARVRNHFPVILIYNFSCTYDIKKSEGTPNDPLGYVKRNSFCDKRCLMVFEDVDMHRKQILEEFLQSLRYSKKGGKVIITTDRQRIANIGTVEPIILTALPCPEYWFFFKAHAFAGRDIEDNTRLIAAGKEIARKLNGSFFGAKMVGCVLRDHPDPKFWCKILKSNIRGMYPLGDGIGYISDIAGNLLPGHVDMCKVIISQDPFPPETTELARFKDLCHAVPHGSMMACWADDNRFAKVLLYKSVFPFYNEYYIARCSCTCTVDSAKSCSKLVSPLV
- the LOC112887796 gene encoding disease resistance protein RGA2-like isoform X1, whose product is MADAIISAIIGDVVSRAICLLVGRFSNQESTEDKLQRISHLLIRIHSVVEEAKGRQIFNHGTLHWLSELIESEYQGFYLFDSIRCGKQEAEHCDHKVDPQVSTLSFFNPAKRVRVTGCTIRSSYSWRYDFSVDEIDKVLKRLQTMSCDLTEFIMLLQNCQPIRRPLGTNIFRDGQMFGRHVEKERIINFLLHEDDQSTGELGVLPIVGSNGVGKTTLVQHACDDARVRNHFPVILIYNFSCTYDIKKSEGTPNDPLGYVKRNSFCDKRCLMVFEDVDMHRKQILEEFLQSLRYSKKGGKVIITTDRQRIANIGTVEPIILTALPCPEYWFFFKAHAFAGRDIEDNTRLIAAGKEIARKLNGSFFGAKMVGCVLRDHPDPKFWCKILKSNIRGMYPLGDGIGYISDIAGNLLPGHVDMCKVIISQDPFPPETTELARFKDLCHAVPHGSMMACWADDNRFAKVLLYKSVFPFYNEYYIARCSCTCTVDSAKSCSKLVSPLV
- the LOC112885481 gene encoding LOW QUALITY PROTEIN: uncharacterized protein LOC112885481 (The sequence of the model RefSeq protein was modified relative to this genomic sequence to represent the inferred CDS: inserted 2 bases in 1 codon; deleted 1 base in 1 codon) translates to MATRSQQPPPPPPKKPQAPASGTTISSLGDDLLLQIFLRLPSLPSLVRAALACRSFLAAVRSSLAFCRRFAALRPPPLLGFFFNYDGAQMPSFKPIRRSSDPDHAAAVRGADVFLTRVPGHNDASPEWQIGRAWLCRGGLLLLLNQSTEQMAVYNPLSRALDLFPTPPDGLSDGRRGKCVYMDPFLLSSDGIPGSFRVVTVCHDKSRLLAAVFSSVTRAWQVLPWSKPGPAQPSGKKCWLLHGRQVNGKMYWSHXKQAYKVVLDTATLQFSFIDLPEHLKGKGHLYMAGEANDGRPCIVSAADFTLSIWFRRADADGVEMWMLDSVIPLEEEVLRATSGSLDDHGDLKVLAILDGIVYLSTFETFIDATIPCWYLFYSLETRKLEKIFHKKRDGHEHPYIMAWPTFLVSNNGSP